Genomic window (Gasterosteus aculeatus chromosome 13, fGasAcu3.hap1.1, whole genome shotgun sequence):
tcgcgggggggctggagtccatcccagccaacttcgggcgatagacagggtacatcctggattggtcgccagccaatcgcaggactacacagagacacacaaccattcacactcacattcacacatcccCTCCAAGATGATATCTGCCATAAATATTGATGGGATCCACCTGTAGTGGCCATTTCTCCTCAGGACCAACTAGCAACTTCAATCAAAGGGCACTGGTTCTTTCCTTTTTCACGCAGCAAGAGAGCCGATTGTCCAAGCAGGATTCCCGTTTtgtttgatgtttatttggCTCACGagacaagcaaacaaacacataaacatagAATAAATCGTATTCCTGATCTCTTACGCTAGTTAAAAAACTACGACTCACCCCGGTGCATGCTGGTCTTTCCCTGGTTACCCCTTGAAGTATCGGCACGGTATTGCCCCACTTTTTAACCAGCCAGCTATTTAtacttaaataacaaaaaataataattaaactaaattgactagaaaaaaacaacttaatatATAATTcatataataattaaataataataacaataataactcAAGCCAAATAGCATTACTACTTCGGGAGAAATAAGTGAACGCTAACTGTTAATGTAAAGATCCAACGCCGCCAATAGGAAGAGGCGCTCGGAGCAGCTGCCGCACCACGTGACCGGCCGCTCCGCCGCGTGGGTTCGGTTTCCTCCGCGCGGCGGCAGGTAGTTCCCGACGCCGACACAAACCCGGCGGGACTTCGTGGActctttggttttcttttttttccggtcTTGAGTCGTTGTAGCGCGAGCCCGGAGTCACCAGGAGACCTCGGGGCGATGAGGAGACATTCTCTGCGGAGGTTAGTGAAGCTATTCGCCGCCGCGGTCGGGCTCTTCCTGTCGGCGCACATCTTACTCAGTGGTCTGACTTCTGGTAAACATCCGCCGAAGCCGAGTCCCCTTCCCGCGGAGGAATACCGGCTCGTTTCCCCTGAAACATACGAGTATGTTCTCAACCGGCCGGCCGCGTGCGCGGACCGAACCAGACCCCCCTTCCTGGTCTTCATGGTCCCGGTCGCGCCTGCGGAGGCCGCGGCCAGGGAAGCCGTCAGGGAGACGTGGGGGGCTCCGAGTGAAGACACCCTCACCCTGTTCTACGTGGGGCTgccggagggggggcggggctcgcGCGTCCAggccctgctggaggaggagagcagcgcgCGCGCCGACATCATCCAGGTGAACTTCCAGGACAGTTACCAGAACCTGACGGTCAAgaccatgatgatgatgagctggCTGGCCACGCACTGCCCGAACGCCTCCTACGCCATGAAGGCGGACGCCGACGTCTTCGTGAACGTCTTCCATCTCCTCAGGAGACTGAGGAGCTCCCCCGGGCGGGACTTCATCACGGGGTCGGTGATCAGCGACGgcaggccgaggaggagccgcgACAGCAAGTGGCACTTGTCGAAGGAGGTGTACCCGGAGGACAGCTTCCCGCCGTACGTGTCCGGGGCGGGCTACGTCTTCTCGGCCGACCTGGCCCCCAGGATCTCCTGGGCGTCCCGGTTCGTGAGGCCGATCCCCCTGGAGGACGTGTACGTGGGGCTGTGTCTGCGCGTGCTGGCCGTGCGGCCCGTGTACTCACTCGGCCTGCCGACCTTCAGGAACCTGTTCGAAGTCCGGCAGCTGGAGTACGACAGGTGCGCCTTCGCGCGACTGGTGCTCGCCAACGGGTTTAAGCCGTCCCAGCTGCTGCACATGTGGCGGGACTTCTCCAAGGACCAAAGCGGCTGCTGACTGcaaagtccacacacacacacacacacacacacacacacacacacacacac
Coding sequences:
- the b3galt8 gene encoding beta-1,3-galactosyltransferase 2, which codes for MRRHSLRRLVKLFAAAVGLFLSAHILLSGLTSGKHPPKPSPLPAEEYRLVSPETYEYVLNRPAACADRTRPPFLVFMVPVAPAEAAAREAVRETWGAPSEDTLTLFYVGLPEGGRGSRVQALLEEESSARADIIQVNFQDSYQNLTVKTMMMMSWLATHCPNASYAMKADADVFVNVFHLLRRLRSSPGRDFITGSVISDGRPRRSRDSKWHLSKEVYPEDSFPPYVSGAGYVFSADLAPRISWASRFVRPIPLEDVYVGLCLRVLAVRPVYSLGLPTFRNLFEVRQLEYDRCAFARLVLANGFKPSQLLHMWRDFSKDQSGC